GGAAGGCGTGCCACTGCTGGCGATCCGGCGTGAAAGCTGGAAGCCGCAGGACGGCGATCGCTGGAAGTGCGTGCCCGACATCGATGCTGCCGTCGAGGCGCTCGGCGACGAGCCGCGCCGGGTCTTCCTGACCATCGGCCGGCTCGAATTGCCGCATGTCTTCGCCGCCCCGCAGCACCATTACCTGATCCGCGTGATCGAGCCCGTCAGCGACCTGCCGTTGCCGCACGCCAAGGTGCTGCAGCAGCGCGGGCCCTTCGAGGCGGAGGCCGAGGAGAGACTGATGCGGGAAGAGGGCATCGAGATCCTCGTCAGCAAGAATGCTGGCGGGCCGATGACCCTCGGCAAGCTTGTCGCGGCGCGACGGCTCGGACTTCCGGTGGTGATGGTCGAGCGGCCGCCCAAGCCCGATGTCGAGACCGTCGAGCATATCGATCAGGTCCTGCCCTGGCTGGTGACGCAAGGGCTCTTCGTCACCGAGCGCGGCGTATAGACGATCGGGCTCTCGCCTTCGCGGGCGATCAGCCGCGTCGCGCTGGCGCCGATCATCACCAAGGTCGCCATGTCCGCGGTCTCTGCTGCCGCAATGGCCCCTGCCAGCGTCAGGATGCGCAAGCTCTCGTCTGGCCGCCCGACAGCCCGGGCGAAGATCACCGGCGTCTCGGCCGCGCGGATCGTCGCCGCCAGCTCCAGCGCCTTGCCGAGCTGCCAGGGCCGCGCCTTCGAGATCGGATTGTAGAGGCAGATCACGAAATCAGCCGATAGCGCCGCGGTGAGCCGCGCCGTGACGACGTCCCAGGGCTTGAGGTTGTCGGAGAGCGAGATCGCGCAGAAATCGCCGCCGAGCGGTGCACCGGCCTTGGCCGCTGCGGCAAGCATGGCGGTGATTCCCGGCTCGACATTGATCTGAAGTTTGCGCCAGTCCGGCTCGCCCGCTTCCAGAGCCTCGAACACCGCCGCGGCCATGGCGAAGACGCCGGGATCGCCGCCGGAGACGACCGCGACGGCCTTGCCCTCGGCGGCCAGCATCAGCGCGTGCCGGGCGCGCTCGACCTCGACGCGATTGTCCGAGGCGTGCTTGGTCTGGCCGGCGTGAGCCGGCACACGGTCGAGATAGGGGCCGTAGCCGACGAGATCGCTGGCAGCCTCGAGCGCGGCCAGCGCCGACGGCGTGAGATAGCGCGCCTCGCCCGGGCCAAGGCCGATGATGGCGAGCGAACCGCTCACAGCCGCCGCCCCTCGCCGGGAACGAGGATCATCGAGAAATAGGGCGCCTCGTCGTCAGGCTTCTCGGTGAGCCGCGTCACCACCTGCCCGGCCATGGTGGCGCGCTCGACATAGATGGCGCGGTTGATCAGCCCGGCTGCCTGGAGTGCGCGGCGCACCTTGGGCAGGTTGCGGCCGAGCTTCATGATCACGGCCGCGTCGGTGTCGGCGAGGCGGCGCGTCAGTTCGCCCTCGGCGAGCGTGCCCGGCACCACCGTCATCACATCGTCGCCCCAGCTGATCGGGGCGTCGGCGCGAGCCCAGGCCCCGGCCATGCCGGTGACGCCCGGCACGACCTCGGTCGGGAAGCGCTGGGCGAGGCGGCGCCACAGATGCATG
This genomic interval from Bosea sp. 29B contains the following:
- a CDS encoding cobalt-precorrin-6A reductase, with product MTVLILGGTSEAAALDQLLAEQAPEIRAVISLAGHTSDPRPLSLPTRTGGFGGIAGLRQYLLDEGVVAVIDATHPFAAIMPYHAQAACKAEGVPLLAIRRESWKPQDGDRWKCVPDIDAAVEALGDEPRRVFLTIGRLELPHVFAAPQHHYLIRVIEPVSDLPLPHAKVLQQRGPFEAEAEERLMREEGIEILVSKNAGGPMTLGKLVAARRLGLPVVMVERPPKPDVETVEHIDQVLPWLVTQGLFVTERGV
- the cobJ gene encoding precorrin-3B C(17)-methyltransferase, translating into MSGSLAIIGLGPGEARYLTPSALAALEAASDLVGYGPYLDRVPAHAGQTKHASDNRVEVERARHALMLAAEGKAVAVVSGGDPGVFAMAAAVFEALEAGEPDWRKLQINVEPGITAMLAAAAKAGAPLGGDFCAISLSDNLKPWDVVTARLTAALSADFVICLYNPISKARPWQLGKALELAATIRAAETPVIFARAVGRPDESLRILTLAGAIAAAETADMATLVMIGASATRLIAREGESPIVYTPRSVTKSPCVTSQGRT
- a CDS encoding precorrin-2 C(20)-methyltransferase — encoded protein: MSVEAPRTLLYGVGLGPGDPDYMTVRARDIILKADRLVHFCKRGRRGNARITADAIIAPDPAREIELAFPVTIEVPVEDEGYIGPIAAFYDEAAEQLAGEMAEGRSIAVLCDGDPFFYGSFMHLWRRLAQRFPTEVVPGVTGMAGAWARADAPISWGDDVMTVVPGTLAEGELTRRLADTDAAVIMKLGRNLPKVRRALQAAGLINRAIYVERATMAGQVVTRLTEKPDDEAPYFSMILVPGEGRRL